The following proteins come from a genomic window of Canis lupus dingo isolate Sandy chromosome 20, ASM325472v2, whole genome shotgun sequence:
- the CTXN1 gene encoding cortexin-1 translates to MSAAWTLSPEPLPPSTGPPVGAGLDAEQRTVFAFVLCLLVVLVLLMVRCVRILLDPYSRMPASSWTDHKEALERGQFDYALV, encoded by the coding sequence ATGAGCGCGGCGTGGACGCTGTCCCCGGAGCCGCTGCCGCCGTCGACGGGGCCGCCGGTGGGCGCGGGCCTGGACGCGGAGCAGCGCACGGTGTTCGCCTTCGTGCTGTGCCTGCtcgtggtgctggtgctgctgatggTGCGCTGCGTGCGCATCCTGCTCGACCCCTACAGCCGCATGCCCGCCTCGTCCTGGACCGACCACAAGGAGGCGCTCGAGCGCGGGCAGTTCGACTACGCGCTGGTCTGA